The nucleotide sequence TAACGGGGATTCGGACAGTTTTGAAACCAGCCTGCGCTATATCGGCCAGCCGCTGTTTGCGAATCGGCACCTCGTTCAGTTTAACAAAATCGCGGAAATGTCGGCTCTGCGTACCATTCCAGTAGCCTTCCAGATACGACAGATTCATGCCCAGACCCAGCCTGGTAGCACGCTTCTGGGCAACGGTCTGGCCAAAGCTCACCAGAGCCGAGAAGGCCAATGCAAAAAAGAAAAGAAAGAATCGCATACCGCCAATTAGCCAGCCCTCAATCAATACCCACCGGATTTTCCCGCTTTGCCAGTTTACTCTGTCGGTAGCCGTAAGAGAAATACAGAACCAGCCCGATTACCAGCCAGATACCGAAGATCTGCCAGTTGCTGGCCCCAAGTTCCGTCATTAGGTAAAGGTTCGTCAGAACGCCAATAACGGGTAACAGGGAAAAGTTATGCTGGAATCCCAAAACGGCAAGCACGGCCCAAACAAGCCAGAATACACCCAGCAGCGGCTTACTTTCCAGAGTTTGCAGCAGGTTGCCGCCGGTCAGTGCGTAAGCCAGCGCGACAAGAAATACCAGCCCGATAATGTACTTGCCATTTACGTAAGGTACTCTGAATTTCGACTGTGCCGAGAGCCCTCGTGCGTCCAGATATAAAATGCCGGCGCAGACCAGAATAAAGGCAAAGAACGTTCCGACGCTGGTCAGATCGACAAAGAACTTGAGGTCCATAAACAGCGAGGGCACCGCCACCAGAACGCCCGTTATGATGGTAGCGAACGAGGGCGTTTTATATTTCGGATGGATGGTCGAGAAGCGTTTCCAGAGCAGTCCGTCGCGGCTCATAGTCATCCAGATACGCGGCTGACCGAGCTGATAGACCAGCAGAGCACTCGTGATAGCCACCACCGCACTCACGGAAATAACTCCGGCTACAAAATCCAGATTGACTTTCTGAAACACGTAGGCCAGCGGATCGCTCACGCCCAGTTCCTTGTAGTTGACCATGCCCGTCAGCACGAGTGTAATCAGAACGTATAGCACCGTACAGATCGCCAGGCAGTACAGCATGGCGCGGGGCAGGTCGCGCTGGGGGTTTTTGCACTCCTCGGCAGTCGTCGAAATGGAGTCAAAACCAATAAAGGCAAAAAACACGGAAGCCACCCCACTTAGCACACCCGCTACGCCGTTTGGCGCAAAGGGTGACCAGTTGGCGGGCTTCACGTAGAAGGCACCTACGGCAATAACTAATCCAATCACGCCTAGCTTCAAAACCACCAGAATATTGCTGGCGGTACGGGATTCTTTGATGCCAATATACACCAGCGCCGTAATGAGAACCGTAATGGCACCGGCGGGCAGGTTGGCAATCAGTTTCAGGTCACCGAGCATGGGGGCGCTGGCGTAAGCGTCGGCTAAAATACGCGTGTTTTCGGGCAGCGTCATTACGTCGGTACCGGCCTGACGGGTTTGCTGCATCAAATCGAAAGCGCGGGCTGCCGACCCGTAATCAGTAGCCAGATACTTCGGAAATGTAATACCAAAACCGCTCAGCATAGACGTAAAATACTCCGACCAGGAAATAGCCACTACCATATTGCTGACCGCATATTCCAGGATGAGCGCCCAGCCAATTACCCACGCAAAAATCTCTCCGAACGCTACGTAAGCGTAGGTATAGGCACTACCGCTGACGGGAACGGTGCTGGCAAACTGGGCGTAACTGAGGGCTGTAAAGACGCAGGCGATGGCCGTAAAAACAAACAGTAATGACACGGCCGGTCCGCCGTTATAACTCGCCAGTCCGATTGTACTGAAAATACCAGCTCCGATGATGGCCGCAATACCAAATGAGGTCAGATCGCGAACACCCAGCGTCTTGACTAGCTTGCTGGACTCGCCTTCGTTGGCATCACGCAGGATTTGGGATACGGTCTTTTTTCGAAGAAGGGACATGTATAAATCCGAGAAAAACGGTGTCTATTCGCGTTAAACCGCTAAAAATAGAGATACTTTCCGGTTTTTTGTGCGTTATTACACTAAAACCACAGTCGCATGTCTATCCGGGTTCAGAACCTGACTAAAGAGTACGGTCCGCAGCGGGCTGTCAATCAGATTTCTTTGACTGTACAGCCCGGTGAAATTGTCGGCTTTCTGGGTCCCAACGGTGCAGGCAAGTCTACGACGATGAAAATCGCGACCGGATACCTTCCTCCCACCGAAGGCACTGTTGAGGTGAATGGGTTTGACGTTCAGACGCAGCCGATGGACGTACGCCGGAGTGTAGGTTACCTGCCCGAACACAACCCGTTGTATCTGGATCTATACGTGAAAGAGTATCTGCGCTTTGCCGGCTCACTGCATGGCCTGCGCGGGGCGGACCTTAGCCGACGTATTGCCGACATAATTGAGCTGGTCAGTTTGGGGCGCGAGCAGCACAAACGCGTTGGGCAGTTATCAAAAGGTTACCGACAACGCGTTGGTCTGGCCCAGGCTCTGCTCCATAACCCACCCGTGCTGATTCTGGATGAGCCCACTACGGGGCTTGACCCGAATCAGCTAACCGAAATCCGGCAGGTAATTCGCGACGCCGGGCGTGACAAGACAGTGCTATTCTCCACGCATATCATGCAGGAGGTCGAAGCCGTCTGCGACCGGGTGGTCATCATTAACCGGGGTCAACTTGTGGCCGACGGCCCGTTGAGCCAGTTACGAACTGCATCGGCCGGTGAGGGCGTGGTTGTCGTGGCCGAGTTTGAAACTGAGTTAACGGCCCCTGAAGTGCTGGCAACGCTGCCGGGTGTGGAGCGGGTTGAGCCGCTAGGTAAAGGCCAGTACCGGATTACAGCCGGCCCCGCTACCGACTTACGGGCGGCCATCTTTCGCCTTGCCGCCGATCAGAACCTGACGCTCGTGGGTCTGCGCCAGCAGGAGAACTCACTGGAAGGTATTTTTAAGGAGTTAACGAAGTAGAGCGAACAGGCTGTCCGCTCGTGAGAGAAAGCTCCATTAAGTTACGTTGGGACCGGAAAATCGGCCAGATAAGTCAAAAAAAAGCGGACAATCTGTCCGCCCTACATTCATCGAACCGTTGCCATCAACGGGTACTGGTCGAAGATGGATCGGACTATGCCTTTGAAGTAGTTATTCTTGAAATTGGGATTGCGCATCATCTTCGATGCGTACCCTTTCCAGATCACCTGATAGGATTCAGCATCAATGAGCGAAATCATCAGCGTGCCTTCGTCGAGGTTATAGTCGATACGCTTGTAGGTCGCGTCGTCGTCTTCACGGACAACCCAGTCCTTAATGACCGGCTGCTGGTAGCCCCGGAAACGCAGATCTGACCGGAAAATATTATAGGAAATCAGCAGGTTCGGATTGCGGTTGCTGACGCGGTAGCCGCGGGCTTCCATCTGGTGCCGAATTGCATCCTGAATATCGGAACAAAGCAAGGTGGAATCAACAAACTCGCACTCCAGAAAATTGAAGGATTCATAATTTTTGAAGTGTCCTTCGTAGCTGTAATCGTGCTCCACAAACAATCGACTCGGCGAGCAACTCGCCAGAACGACGACAGCCAGCGTAAAAAGGATTCCAACAAGCGTTTTCATACTGCGGATTGTAAAGGTTTTTAATAATAGATGCTGTTAAAATAAAGTGATGGTATGTATTGGGTCGAACCCAAATATAAACGTAAATGTTTGGCAAACAATAGTATCATACCAAATTTTTACTTACGCTCCAACCGGCTCAATCCGCCCGATCAGCACTTACCGCCTTCACAGTCAGCTCACGCTACTCCGCCGTAAAATACCAGTCCACGGCGCATTTCGGCAGCCGTAACAGGCACGTCGAATGTGCAGCTGCCCGGCCCGTCCAGTAAGGCCATCCGCACCTGATTGCCCCGGTTCTTTTTATCCTGCAACGTCAGAGATAAAATCGGCTCGATATCGGCTTCGACCAATCGTACCTTTCCATATACGGCGAAAATATATTCTTCGATTTGGGTCAGCCACGTTTCGTCAATCATCTTTTTCTGAAAAGCAATAAACGCTTCGGCGACCATCCCGACCGCGATGGCCTCGCCATGCAGCAGCCGTTTACGGGGCTGAGTTAAAAAGTAGGTTTCAACGGCATGGCCCAGCGTATGCCCGAAGTTCAGAATCTTGCGTACTCCTTTTTCGGTCGGATCCTGTTCAACCACGCGCTGCTTCACCGCTACGGAATGCGCCACAAGTGCGGACCAGTCCTGCTCGTCGAGATCGCGCCGACGGATTTCGTTCCACATGGCCGCATCGGCAATCAGGCAGTGCTTGATTACTTCGGCGAAACCCGACCGCAGTTCGCGTTCGGGCAGGGTGCTCAGAAACGAAGGGTCAATCAGTACGGCATCGGGTTGCTGAAAAACGCCGATGTGATTTTTAAATCCCCGAAAATCAATGCCCAGCTTGCCGCCCACGCTGGCGTCTACCTGCGAAAGCAGGGTGGTTGGCAATTGCACAAACGAAATGCCCCGCTTGTAGGTAGCCGCGCAGAAACCACCCATGTCGCCGATAACGCCCCCACCCAGGTTCAATACCAGCGCATGGCGGTCAAAGTTGGCCCGCGTGAGCGCGTCCCAGATCATTTCGCAGGTAGCAATGTGCTTCTGCTCCTCGCCGGCTTTAATGCGTACAAGCGTGTGTTTGGGCAGCAGCGGTTTCAGATCAGGGTAACAATACTTGAAGGTATGATTGTCGGCAATGACGGCAATAGCCGAAAAATCGGATGAATCGAGGAAAGCAGGCAGGCTTTCGGTGAGCGGGGCAATCGTTACGGTTGACATTGGGCAAATGTACGGAACCGACCCGAAATCTAAGTTGGTTGACTAATTGGGTTCAGCAAAACGCTCCATCAACTGACTGAAAAATTGTTTGTGGGATTATTCTCTCCGCGCACTGAATATCAACGTGGGTATCTAATTTCACGGTTTCCACAGCCCATTTCCTACCAGCCCATGAACGTTCGCTACCGGGTGCTTACCGTCCTGTTCCTGCTCTCAACCATTACCTACCTCGACCGCGTCTGCATGAACGTTGTCAGCAAATATGTTAAATCGGATTTAGGGCTGGACAATCAGCAGTTTGGCTGGGTGCTCGGGGCGTTTTCGCTGGCGTATGCCCTGTTCGAGATTCCGACCGGGTCGATGGGTGACCGGCTGGGGCCGCGTCGGGTATTAACCCGCGTGGTGCTGTGGTGGTCGGGGTTTACGATGCTGACCGGCACGACCACCAGCTTTCTGTATCTGCTCGTTGTGCGATTTTTGTTTGGTATGGGCGAAGCAGGTGCTTACCCCAACGCGTCGATTGTTATTTCGCGCTGGTTTCCGGCCGTTGAAGTCGGTCGGGCGCAGTCGGTCATCTGGGCGGCCGGTCGGCTGGGCGGTGCGCTGACGCCCCTGCTGGTGATTCCGCTGGTCCACTGGGCCGGCTGGCGCTGGGCGTTCGCCGTCCTGGGATTAATTGGTGTCGCGTGGGCCATCGGCTGGTACGTCTGGTTCCGCGATGAACCCGCCGAAAAAGCTAGTGTTACGACCAGTGAGTTGCAGACTATTGAAGCCGGCCGTAAGCTACGCGCGTCGGATCACCGCATTCCGTGGCTGGCCATTCTGCGTAACCCCGACCTGTGGGCTCTGATGCTGATGTGCCACCTGTTTTTTTACGGTTCGTATTTTTTCACCAACTGGTCGGCAACCTACTTTCAGGAGGGCCGGGGTATGACCGAAGACGACACGAAAAACTTCATCTCGCTTTCTTACTTTCTGGGCGCCATTGGTTGCGTAATCGGCGGTTTACTAAGCGACGCCCTGAGCAAACGCTACGGTCTGAAACTGGGCCGTCGGGCGGTGGGCATGGGTGGTCTGGGGCTGTCGAGCGTGTTCTTTCTCTTTGCCGGATTGGCGACCGACAATCAGACGGCGGGGTATCTGCTGGCAACCTGCGTTTTACTGAAAGATTTGGCCCTGCCGGTAGCCTTCGCTGTTTGCGTGGATATCGGGCAACGGAATGCCGGGGCCGTAACAGGTTCCATGAACTTCGCCGGACAACTGGGCGGGTTTTTCATTACCATCCTGTTCGGCACAATCGTCGAGCAGACTCATAACTTCAATTATCCCTTATTTCTAATTGCGGGCTGCCTGCTGGTAAGCGCCCTGCTATGGCTAAAGATCGACCCGACTAAACCCGTAACCATTCAGGAATGATTTGGCGGGATGACCTATCGCCGGTTCTATCATCAACATCTGACCTTGTATACATCCCGTTTAATCCGATTAATTTTAATATAAACCCTTTAAAAAACTTAATTCTATAGGCTTAGTTGGTAGTTAGTTAACCAGATCCTTTCAAACTAACTCAATCATCATGATCTTAAAAATGGATCGGCTGCCTATTGAGCTGCCCAGACCAAATAATCCTTCACCCAATAGCGCGGCTGCTGTGCAGGAACTTCTAGGCGGGAAGTTTGGGGAGATGTCAACCCTTATGAACTACACCTATCAGTCATTCAACTTCCGGGGTCGAAAAAAACTGCGCCCATTTTATGATTTGATCTGCTCAATTGCAGGCGAAGAATACGGTCATATTGAAGTGGTAGCCTATACCACGAACTTGTTATTGACAGGCGCCAGCAAGCGCGGGATGGATCCGACCACTACTCCGCTGGCTAATGGCGTCGATGCCCGGAATACAAGCCACTTTATTGCTAGCGGGCAGTCGGCTTTGCCAATGGATTCGATGGGCCGCTTCTGGTCGGGTGAGAACGTTTTTAGCAGTGGCAATCTGAAACTGGACCTGCTACACAACTTTTTCCTGGAATGTGGCGCGCGGGCCAACAAAATGCGGGTCTACGAGATGGTCGATGACCCAACGGCTCGTACGATGGTTGGTTATCTACTGGTACGGGGTGGGCTGCACGTAGTGGCTTATGCAAAGGCACTTGAGAAACTAACGGGCGTAGCGGTAACGAAGTTACTACCGATTCCTGACCTGAGCAACAACGCGTTCCCGGAAGCGAAGAAGTTCATGGAACAGAAACTCCACCTCGAATTATATACCTTCAGTCAGGAAGATTATAAACAGGCGGGTTTGATTTGGAATGGTCCGCACCCCGACGATGGACAGGAATGTTACGTAGTCGAAGGGCCCATTCCGGGTGTGCCCATTCCTGACCTTGAGGAAGAGCCTCAGCTTAACGCCCCTGGATCCGATGAGTTCGATCCACAAATGTTCGCCGATATGGCGAAGAAAATGGGGATTAAATACGAATATTGATACTGATTGATAGATGCAACGCGGCTGAACCGGTAGACCGGTTCAGCCGCGTTGCATTTTCTTACGAAATTACTTTCAGCCCCTGGGCGAACGCCTGCATCTGAGGCATCGTACCGAGACTGACGCGGCACCAGTACTGGCCATCGAACTTCCACTGGCGGATGCTGACGCCCTGCTCCATCATCCGGCTCACGAAATCATCGCCCTTCATCCGAATTGGGAACAGCACAAAGTTAGTGCCCGATGGCAGATACGTATAGCCGTTCGCTTTGAGCGTTTCGTACAGAAACTCGCGTGCTTCGAGTCCCTTGGCCAGCGAGTATTTGATAAACTCCTCGTCGGTGTAGCAGGCCAGACCGGCGCGCAGAGTCGTCATCGTCAGGCCACCGGGACCGCCCCCCCACTTGCTGATAGCGGCCAGCGTTTCGGGTTGCCCCACCAGATAACCCAGCCGCAGACCGGCCATGCCGTATATTTTTGAGAACGTCCGGGCCACCAGCACATTCTGGCCTTTCCTGATATTTTCAATCACCGAGAACTTCTTCGGGTCGCTCGTATAGTGGATATAGGCTTCGTCTACAAACACCGGCTTTTTCACCGACACCCGATCCACAAAGGCCCGCAAAGCAACCGGATCAATCGTTACGCCGGTTGGGTTGTTCGGGTTGTTTACGTAAACCAGATTGGTTTCGTCCGAAATCCGCTTCTCCATTTCGGCGAGATTATGGTCGTAGCCACCAGCGGTAAGGGGGACTTTCTCCCATTTAGCACCGTGCTGAACGGCCGCCCGCATGAGCTGCTCATACGTAGGATCGGCGGAAATGATGCTGCCCCCCGGCTTCAGATAGGTGTAATACATCGCAGCCGCTGTCAGCAGGGAGCCCGAGCCCGGTGCCAGCAGAATCTGCTCTTCGGCAACGCCTTCCTGCTCAGCGATCATCTTGCGGAGCTGTCCGGCATAGCTGAATGGATACAGGAATCCGTCCGAAGCCGCTTCTGAGATAGCTTTCAGCGCTTTGGGCGAAGGACCGTATGGATTTTCATTAGCCGACAAGCGCGCTTTCATCATGCCTCCTTTTGGCGGCATCACCATGGATACGCTGGCTTCGGTGTCCAGCCAGGGCTCACAAAAAGCAGAGGTAGTAGCGGCCAGACCCAGGCCAGACAACATACTGGTACGGAGCCAGTCGCGACGATTAATAGACATAGGGATGAGAAAAGTTTTCTAGTTAATTGATTGCCTGTACACGCGACAGCCGCGCAAATGCCTGTCCTTTGTATTCACCTCGCCAGGTCAGCGAAACGCTACTGCCCGCTTTGGGTTCGGCTACGCCAAGTTCGGCCCAGGTCTTTGAAATGCTGGCCTTACCAGCTCCATCGGTTTTCAGTTCGCCAAGCGCCGTTCCATCGCGTTTGGTGAGTTTGATCGCCAGCGAGGTGACGGGAATCGAATCGATACCCACTTTATAGTCCAGAATTCCGCTCTTGTCGAGTTCGTAAATCTTCACGGCCAGGGTTACTGGCCCGGCTACCTTCTGCGATACGACCGGCTCACCCGTCATTCCCCCGCCGTCGCCGGTTGCGTTATCAATCACCACCAGCACCGGCGCAACTACGCGATCGACAAAAGGGTCATCTACTTTCTGACAACCCGCCATCGCCAGCAGGCTGCAAACAAGAAGTGCTTTATATTGCTTCATAATCTCTTATCCTTTTTCAGTACGATGGGGCCGTTACTTCTCAGCCCACCATAATTTAGTTTTCATTGTGTCGTCGCCCCCGTTGATGCTGACGCCCTTACGGACGTTGGCTTCGTTGAGCGAATACTCCGACGTTGGGTACTTGATGCGGGTTGGCAGAACACCATCGTTTTCGAAAATGGCACGGGGGTCTTTGGCAGGCAGCACCGGTAAACCCGTCCGGCGATACTCTGTCCAGGCTTCTATTCCCTGACCGAACAAAGCGATCCACTTCTGTTCCATCACCTTTTCTTTGGTCGCTTTACCGATAGTTTTCAGGTACGCATCAGTAATTTTCAGGATGTATTGATCGAAGGAAGCGGTCATGCCTTTCTCAAAATAAGCCTGCGCGTCGCCAGAGATGTCACCGTCGAGGGCGGCTTCGGCCAGCGTCAGGTTCAGTTCGGCATAGGTCATCAGCACACTGGGCGTGGTCGTCTGCGTGAAATACGAACCCAGCACCGAACTGGTGGCGAGATACGTAGTCGCGATAGCATCCGGCAGACCATTGGCGTGCCCAACGTATTTACCTTCTTTGTTTGGCTGGGCGTAGACCGTGATGCGGGCATCATTCAGTTCATTGAGTTTATCGGCCAGCGTCTTGCTGATATTCCAGTCGGTACGGCTACCGAACACCATCACTTCGTTCCATTCATTGTTGCTAGGCCGCGTTGCCGTATGCTTCAGCGTGGCATTGTCGGCGTTGCTCGTGAAGATAGGGTACTTAGTAGCATCCCCCAGAATCTCGGCCATAATGGCTTTTGATTCGGCGGGTTTCTTGGCGGCCTGCCGGTTGGCCAGCCGAAGCCGGAGCGAGTTGGCAAACTTTTTCCATTTCAGAATATCGCCCCCATACAGGATGTCGCCCGCTACCGCCGGACCGCTGGTGCTCAGCTTCTCATTAGCCGTTTTCAGATCCGCCAGCATACCCGCGTAAACCTGATCCATCGAATCATAGGAAGGCGTGTAGATCGGTGCTTCGGCGGTGCCTTTGATAGATTCCGCGTAGGGTACAGCCCCGTACACGTCCGTCAGCAGCGAGTACACCCAGGTCCGCATCACAATGCCGATTCCTTCGTAGTTGGTATTCGCGAATTTGCCGCCCGGCTGCGACAGAGTAATGATCCGCTGGAAATTCAGCAGGCCATCGTTGTAAAACCCCTTCCAGTTGTTGTTGTACAGGGCTACGGATACGCCGTAGTTATCACCCTCATTGGAGTAAATATTCCGGGTCAGGTACTGCATCCACAGCATGGCCCCGTCGAGGTTGAGCCGCTCGAAGCGAATGTTGCTGCCCCAGTAGCGATCCACCGACGCTTCGATGGCATACGGCAGCAGGTACTGCGGGCCCACGGCCGTGGGGTTATTCGGGTCCACGTTCATCGTGTCGAATTCCCGGGTGCAGGAGCCGACCGTTAGCAGCGTGGGTATCAATAGCAGGAGGATTCGTTTCATAGGTTTGTCTTTGGGGTCATTCGATAGTCATTACCAGTTATTTCGTGTAGAGCGAGGCCCGCTCGTGATGACTATTGAATGACAGTTTAGAACGCCAGATTCAGGTTTACGCCCATGCTGCGGCTGCTTGGCAACTCACCGTAGGCAAAGCCCTGCGAGTTACTGCCGTAACGGTCAGCCTCCGGATCGATGTGCGGAGTGTTTTTGAACAGCATCAGCACGTTGCGTCCCACCAGCGAAATCTTTGCTGAGCGAACCTTGATCCGGCTCAGCAGAGCCGCCGGAATCTGGTAGCCCAGCGTCACTTCGCGCAGCTTTACGTAGCTGGCATCGAAAATGGCGGCTTCGTGGTACCGGCGGGGGTTGTTGTAGCCATAGAGCGCGTTGGCCGGAACGATGGTCGTGTTTGGTGCGTAGTTAGGCTGTTCGGCGGTGCCGATGTTGACGACCCCTTTCCC is from Spirosoma taeanense and encodes:
- a CDS encoding MFS transporter, whose protein sequence is MNVRYRVLTVLFLLSTITYLDRVCMNVVSKYVKSDLGLDNQQFGWVLGAFSLAYALFEIPTGSMGDRLGPRRVLTRVVLWWSGFTMLTGTTTSFLYLLVVRFLFGMGEAGAYPNASIVISRWFPAVEVGRAQSVIWAAGRLGGALTPLLVIPLVHWAGWRWAFAVLGLIGVAWAIGWYVWFRDEPAEKASVTTSELQTIEAGRKLRASDHRIPWLAILRNPDLWALMLMCHLFFYGSYFFTNWSATYFQEGRGMTEDDTKNFISLSYFLGAIGCVIGGLLSDALSKRYGLKLGRRAVGMGGLGLSSVFFLFAGLATDNQTAGYLLATCVLLKDLALPVAFAVCVDIGQRNAGAVTGSMNFAGQLGGFFITILFGTIVEQTHNFNYPLFLIAGCLLVSALLWLKIDPTKPVTIQE
- a CDS encoding amino acid permease; amino-acid sequence: MSLLRKKTVSQILRDANEGESSKLVKTLGVRDLTSFGIAAIIGAGIFSTIGLASYNGGPAVSLLFVFTAIACVFTALSYAQFASTVPVSGSAYTYAYVAFGEIFAWVIGWALILEYAVSNMVVAISWSEYFTSMLSGFGITFPKYLATDYGSAARAFDLMQQTRQAGTDVMTLPENTRILADAYASAPMLGDLKLIANLPAGAITVLITALVYIGIKESRTASNILVVLKLGVIGLVIAVGAFYVKPANWSPFAPNGVAGVLSGVASVFFAFIGFDSISTTAEECKNPQRDLPRAMLYCLAICTVLYVLITLVLTGMVNYKELGVSDPLAYVFQKVNLDFVAGVISVSAVVAITSALLVYQLGQPRIWMTMSRDGLLWKRFSTIHPKYKTPSFATIITGVLVAVPSLFMDLKFFVDLTSVGTFFAFILVCAGILYLDARGLSAQSKFRVPYVNGKYIIGLVFLVALAYALTGGNLLQTLESKPLLGVFWLVWAVLAVLGFQHNFSLLPVIGVLTNLYLMTELGASNWQIFGIWLVIGLVLYFSYGYRQSKLAKRENPVGID
- the aroB gene encoding 3-dehydroquinate synthase — protein: MSTVTIAPLTESLPAFLDSSDFSAIAVIADNHTFKYCYPDLKPLLPKHTLVRIKAGEEQKHIATCEMIWDALTRANFDRHALVLNLGGGVIGDMGGFCAATYKRGISFVQLPTTLLSQVDASVGGKLGIDFRGFKNHIGVFQQPDAVLIDPSFLSTLPERELRSGFAEVIKHCLIADAAMWNEIRRRDLDEQDWSALVAHSVAVKQRVVEQDPTEKGVRKILNFGHTLGHAVETYFLTQPRKRLLHGEAIAVGMVAEAFIAFQKKMIDETWLTQIEEYIFAVYGKVRLVEADIEPILSLTLQDKKNRGNQVRMALLDGPGSCTFDVPVTAAEMRRGLVFYGGVA
- a CDS encoding manganese catalase family protein; this translates as MILKMDRLPIELPRPNNPSPNSAAAVQELLGGKFGEMSTLMNYTYQSFNFRGRKKLRPFYDLICSIAGEEYGHIEVVAYTTNLLLTGASKRGMDPTTTPLANGVDARNTSHFIASGQSALPMDSMGRFWSGENVFSSGNLKLDLLHNFFLECGARANKMRVYEMVDDPTARTMVGYLLVRGGLHVVAYAKALEKLTGVAVTKLLPIPDLSNNAFPEAKKFMEQKLHLELYTFSQEDYKQAGLIWNGPHPDDGQECYVVEGPIPGVPIPDLEEEPQLNAPGSDEFDPQMFADMAKKMGIKYEY
- a CDS encoding SusD/RagB family nutrient-binding outer membrane lipoprotein, producing MKRILLLLIPTLLTVGSCTREFDTMNVDPNNPTAVGPQYLLPYAIEASVDRYWGSNIRFERLNLDGAMLWMQYLTRNIYSNEGDNYGVSVALYNNNWKGFYNDGLLNFQRIITLSQPGGKFANTNYEGIGIVMRTWVYSLLTDVYGAVPYAESIKGTAEAPIYTPSYDSMDQVYAGMLADLKTANEKLSTSGPAVAGDILYGGDILKWKKFANSLRLRLANRQAAKKPAESKAIMAEILGDATKYPIFTSNADNATLKHTATRPSNNEWNEVMVFGSRTDWNISKTLADKLNELNDARITVYAQPNKEGKYVGHANGLPDAIATTYLATSSVLGSYFTQTTTPSVLMTYAELNLTLAEAALDGDISGDAQAYFEKGMTASFDQYILKITDAYLKTIGKATKEKVMEQKWIALFGQGIEAWTEYRRTGLPVLPAKDPRAIFENDGVLPTRIKYPTSEYSLNEANVRKGVSINGGDDTMKTKLWWAEK
- a CDS encoding pyridoxal phosphate-dependent aminotransferase, with product MSINRRDWLRTSMLSGLGLAATTSAFCEPWLDTEASVSMVMPPKGGMMKARLSANENPYGPSPKALKAISEAASDGFLYPFSYAGQLRKMIAEQEGVAEEQILLAPGSGSLLTAAAMYYTYLKPGGSIISADPTYEQLMRAAVQHGAKWEKVPLTAGGYDHNLAEMEKRISDETNLVYVNNPNNPTGVTIDPVALRAFVDRVSVKKPVFVDEAYIHYTSDPKKFSVIENIRKGQNVLVARTFSKIYGMAGLRLGYLVGQPETLAAISKWGGGPGGLTMTTLRAGLACYTDEEFIKYSLAKGLEAREFLYETLKANGYTYLPSGTNFVLFPIRMKGDDFVSRMMEQGVSIRQWKFDGQYWCRVSLGTMPQMQAFAQGLKVIS
- the gldA gene encoding gliding motility-associated ABC transporter ATP-binding subunit GldA; this encodes MSIRVQNLTKEYGPQRAVNQISLTVQPGEIVGFLGPNGAGKSTTMKIATGYLPPTEGTVEVNGFDVQTQPMDVRRSVGYLPEHNPLYLDLYVKEYLRFAGSLHGLRGADLSRRIADIIELVSLGREQHKRVGQLSKGYRQRVGLAQALLHNPPVLILDEPTTGLDPNQLTEIRQVIRDAGRDKTVLFSTHIMQEVEAVCDRVVIINRGQLVADGPLSQLRTASAGEGVVVVAEFETELTAPEVLATLPGVERVEPLGKGQYRITAGPATDLRAAIFRLAADQNLTLVGLRQQENSLEGIFKELTK
- a CDS encoding DUF4136 domain-containing protein, translating into MKTLVGILFTLAVVVLASCSPSRLFVEHDYSYEGHFKNYESFNFLECEFVDSTLLCSDIQDAIRHQMEARGYRVSNRNPNLLISYNIFRSDLRFRGYQQPVIKDWVVREDDDATYKRIDYNLDEGTLMISLIDAESYQVIWKGYASKMMRNPNFKNNYFKGIVRSIFDQYPLMATVR